One Corynebacterium tuberculostearicum DNA window includes the following coding sequences:
- the rpoZ gene encoding DNA-directed RNA polymerase subunit omega, producing the protein MTNVTTPSNTEAAKAEPVFDDPIGITDPPIDELLDKVSSKYALVIFAAKRARQINSYYQEQDEGVFEFVGPLVTPEPGEKPLSIALREIDAGLLDHEEGK; encoded by the coding sequence GTGACTAACGTGACCACCCCTTCTAACACTGAAGCCGCAAAGGCGGAACCAGTATTTGATGATCCGATCGGCATTACTGATCCCCCGATCGATGAGCTTTTGGACAAGGTTTCCTCTAAGTACGCTTTGGTCATCTTTGCCGCTAAGCGCGCACGTCAGATCAATAGCTACTACCAAGAGCAGGATGAAGGTGTCTTCGAGTTCGTAGGCCCGCTGGTTACCCCAGAGCCAGGCGAAAAGCCTTTGTCCATCGCATTGCGCGAGATTGATGCTGGCCTGCTTGACCACGAGGAAGGCAAGTAG
- the coaBC gene encoding bifunctional phosphopantothenoylcysteine decarboxylase/phosphopantothenate--cysteine ligase CoaBC — protein sequence MTDKDTSRNIVLGVAGGIAAYKACHLVRNLKEAGDDVRVVPTESALNFVGAATFEALSGHPVSTSVFEAVDEVQHVNVGQHADAVVIAPATADLIARLAAGRADDLLTATVLVATCPVIVTPAMHTEMWHNPATQDNVATLRRRGITVIEPAHGRLTGKDSGPGRLPEPEQIAEIVRTELAGYRVQHTWQGKKVVISAGGTQEELDPVRYLGNRSSGRQGFALAEWAAQMGAKVTVVAGNTAQLPVPSGAKLRHIVSTRELEDAMREESRDADVVIMAAAVSDFRPAEVAESKMKKGQADDALSTLHLVENPDVLKGLVAARERSEIPAECVIVGFAAETGDAQKSALDYAQEKFARKGCDVLMANEVGRGKTFGQKSNEGWILRPGSAPQRVEHGSKQVVAAQILSAVNEMFHG from the coding sequence GTGACTGATAAAGATACCTCTCGCAATATTGTTCTGGGCGTCGCTGGCGGCATCGCTGCCTACAAGGCGTGCCACCTTGTGCGCAATCTCAAGGAAGCGGGCGATGATGTCCGCGTTGTCCCTACGGAAAGTGCACTGAACTTCGTGGGCGCGGCTACGTTTGAGGCTCTATCCGGCCATCCAGTCTCCACGAGCGTGTTTGAGGCCGTGGATGAGGTGCAGCACGTCAACGTAGGACAGCATGCGGATGCAGTGGTCATTGCGCCTGCCACCGCAGACCTTATAGCGCGGTTGGCTGCAGGCCGTGCAGACGATTTGCTCACGGCCACCGTATTGGTCGCGACGTGCCCGGTTATTGTGACCCCGGCCATGCACACTGAGATGTGGCATAACCCTGCTACGCAGGACAACGTGGCTACTTTGCGACGCCGCGGTATAACCGTCATCGAGCCCGCCCACGGCCGCCTTACCGGCAAGGACTCTGGCCCAGGTCGTTTGCCGGAGCCGGAACAGATTGCGGAGATTGTCCGCACTGAACTGGCGGGCTACCGAGTGCAACACACCTGGCAGGGCAAGAAGGTCGTCATATCAGCCGGCGGCACCCAGGAAGAGTTGGATCCGGTCCGCTACTTGGGTAATCGTTCTTCCGGCAGGCAGGGATTTGCACTCGCGGAATGGGCTGCCCAGATGGGGGCCAAGGTCACCGTCGTTGCGGGTAATACCGCCCAACTTCCTGTGCCGAGCGGCGCGAAGCTACGGCACATTGTCTCCACCCGCGAGTTGGAGGATGCCATGCGCGAGGAGTCCCGCGATGCGGACGTAGTAATCATGGCCGCCGCGGTTTCTGACTTCCGTCCCGCGGAGGTTGCCGAATCAAAGATGAAGAAGGGGCAGGCAGACGATGCACTCTCGACGCTCCACTTGGTGGAAAACCCGGATGTACTCAAGGGGCTCGTTGCCGCGCGCGAGCGCTCGGAAATCCCTGCCGAATGCGTGATTGTAGGGTTCGCCGCCGAAACTGGCGATGCCCAGAAGTCCGCCTTGGACTATGCTCAGGAAAAGTTTGCGCGTAAAGGCTGCGACGTGCTCATGGCCAATGAGGTCGGGCGCGGAAAAACCTTTGGTCAAAAGTCCAATGAGGGATGGATTTTGCGTCCGGGTTCCGCGCCGCAACGCGTGGAGCATGGCTCGAAGCAGGTTGTCGCCGCTCAGATTCTTTCGGCCGTGAATGAAATGTTTCACGGGTAG
- the metK gene encoding methionine adenosyltransferase: MTDNAAVATRLFTSESVTEGHPDKICDAISDAILDALLEKDPASRVAVETLVTTGQVHVVGEVRTEAYVEIPALVRDTLKSIGFTSSEVGFDGNTCGVNIAIGEQSQEIGAGVDNSTEARAHDEDYDAENDTAGAGDQGLMFGYASNETAEYMPLPIALAHRLSRRLTQVRKEGIVDHLRPDGKTQVTFAYTDDNEPSHLDTVVISTQHDAEVDSAWLEGPLRSEVLEWVIKDAGLEKYYTEDTTLLVNPSGSFILGGPMGDAGLTGRKIIVDTYGGMARHGGGAFSGKDPSKVDRSAAYAMRWVAKNIVAAGLADRAEVQVAYAIGRAKPVGLYVETFGTAKEGLSDANIQAAVNQVFDLRPAAIIRELDLLRPIYAQTAAYGHFGRTDVELPWEQLNRVEALRAAAGL; the protein is encoded by the coding sequence GTGACTGATAACGCTGCAGTGGCAACTCGTCTTTTTACCAGCGAGTCCGTGACAGAAGGCCATCCCGATAAGATTTGTGACGCCATTTCTGACGCCATCCTTGATGCCCTGCTGGAAAAGGATCCAGCATCCCGCGTGGCCGTTGAGACGTTGGTGACCACCGGCCAAGTCCACGTGGTGGGCGAGGTTCGCACCGAGGCATACGTAGAAATCCCGGCGCTGGTGCGCGACACCCTTAAGTCCATCGGCTTTACTTCTTCGGAAGTCGGCTTTGATGGCAACACCTGTGGCGTGAATATCGCCATTGGCGAGCAGTCCCAGGAAATTGGCGCCGGAGTGGACAACTCCACTGAAGCTCGCGCTCATGACGAGGATTATGACGCCGAGAACGATACCGCAGGTGCCGGCGACCAGGGTCTGATGTTCGGCTATGCCTCTAATGAGACCGCTGAGTACATGCCACTGCCCATCGCTTTGGCGCATCGCCTGTCCCGCCGCCTGACGCAGGTACGTAAGGAAGGAATCGTCGATCACCTCCGCCCGGATGGCAAGACCCAGGTGACCTTTGCCTACACCGACGACAATGAGCCGTCCCACCTGGATACCGTGGTGATTTCCACGCAGCACGATGCCGAGGTCGATAGTGCTTGGTTGGAAGGACCCTTGCGCAGTGAGGTCCTTGAATGGGTTATCAAGGACGCGGGCTTGGAGAAGTACTACACCGAAGACACGACCTTGTTGGTCAACCCTTCCGGTTCCTTCATTCTTGGTGGACCGATGGGCGATGCCGGACTTACCGGCCGCAAGATCATCGTCGATACCTACGGCGGCATGGCTCGCCACGGCGGCGGCGCGTTCTCTGGCAAGGACCCGAGCAAGGTGGACCGTTCCGCGGCTTATGCCATGCGCTGGGTGGCTAAGAATATCGTGGCTGCGGGCTTGGCAGATCGCGCTGAAGTTCAGGTGGCTTATGCAATCGGCCGCGCCAAGCCGGTGGGTCTGTACGTAGAGACCTTCGGTACCGCCAAGGAAGGCCTGAGCGATGCGAATATCCAGGCTGCGGTAAATCAGGTATTTGACCTGCGCCCGGCCGCTATCATCCGCGAACTCGACCTATTGCGCCCCATCTATGCGCAAACTGCGGCCTACGGCCACTTTGGCCGCACCGACGTTGAGCTGCCGTGGGAGCAGTTGAACCGAGTGGAAGCATTGCGTGCTGCCGCTGGTCTGTAG
- a CDS encoding primosomal protein N', whose protein sequence is MPKKTPATRKPVARVLPLLGVAHLDRGFDYLVEEADSEEVQPGIKVRIRFNGRLVDAIVLERRHDSEFGGNLRFIERIISPFQVYPPQLARLVDALADRYGGVRSDIIRSAIPPRHAKAEESDLETPWEELGTTSEPDLSGWSAYQHGEAFVDSILTGKLARAAWQIAPGDDWAHALAALAAKVALGGGGVLLVAPDQKSVDALDAALRQVLGAKQITVLTNSMGPQARYRRYLSALVGQARVVIGTRSAAFAPVKDLQLAVILDDGNDNLVDNLKPYVHAREVLTTRSAFEGCSMILANHSRTAETQLLVESGWAHDVVAKEQTITARCPAIEAVGSFGLSIARDLQGGTTKVQAQAFQAAHQALDRGEPVLVQVPRKGYAPILACGQCRAPARCRHCNGPLGLPPKGASASAGSDEAGMPTCRWCGRIEARHRCTECGSPRLRAIVLGSERTAEEMGRAFPNTRVVVSGGNKVLDAVDNAPALVIATPGAEPKVKDGAYGAALLLDAGALLNRQDLRATEDTLAKWAQAATLVQPHFKGGRVILAADETLTVVQHFLRWDMVGAAAAELAARREVRFPPAVHFAAIDGADASLDGFAELVDLPDHAEVLGPVPLPPGQSLPGDYDSQRFGPPQRLVVRTPLGPRSQLGRALRSANASRSARKDELPLRIVVDPIHVG, encoded by the coding sequence ATGCCTAAGAAAACACCCGCCACCCGGAAGCCGGTTGCGCGGGTGTTGCCTCTTTTGGGGGTTGCGCACCTAGACCGAGGATTTGATTACCTCGTCGAAGAGGCAGACTCGGAGGAAGTCCAACCGGGGATTAAGGTGCGCATCCGCTTCAACGGGCGCTTGGTGGACGCGATTGTCTTAGAACGCCGGCATGATTCTGAATTTGGCGGCAACCTGCGCTTTATCGAGCGCATTATCTCACCCTTCCAGGTTTATCCGCCGCAGCTGGCCCGGCTTGTCGACGCCCTGGCAGACCGCTACGGCGGCGTGCGCTCCGACATTATTCGCTCCGCTATCCCGCCGCGGCACGCCAAGGCGGAAGAATCCGATTTAGAGACCCCGTGGGAGGAGCTCGGCACCACGAGCGAGCCCGACCTATCAGGATGGTCGGCGTACCAGCATGGCGAGGCTTTCGTAGATTCGATTCTGACCGGCAAGCTCGCCCGTGCTGCCTGGCAAATCGCCCCGGGCGATGATTGGGCACACGCGCTGGCTGCACTCGCTGCCAAAGTGGCGCTTGGCGGTGGCGGAGTTCTCCTCGTCGCCCCGGACCAGAAGAGCGTCGATGCTTTAGACGCCGCGCTTCGTCAGGTACTTGGGGCAAAGCAGATAACGGTGCTGACTAATAGCATGGGCCCGCAGGCGCGCTATCGCCGTTATCTCTCCGCGCTAGTGGGCCAAGCGCGCGTGGTCATTGGCACCAGGTCCGCCGCCTTTGCCCCGGTCAAAGACCTGCAACTGGCGGTGATCCTCGATGATGGCAATGATAATTTGGTCGACAACCTCAAACCCTATGTCCACGCGAGGGAAGTACTTACCACCCGCTCAGCCTTCGAAGGCTGCAGCATGATCCTGGCCAACCATTCACGGACAGCGGAGACACAGCTCCTCGTGGAATCAGGATGGGCGCACGACGTGGTGGCCAAAGAGCAAACCATAACGGCGCGTTGCCCGGCTATCGAGGCGGTCGGGTCGTTCGGTCTTTCTATCGCGCGCGACCTCCAGGGCGGTACCACAAAAGTACAAGCGCAGGCCTTCCAAGCCGCCCACCAGGCGCTGGATAGGGGAGAGCCGGTGCTGGTGCAGGTACCGCGCAAGGGCTATGCGCCCATTTTGGCCTGCGGCCAGTGCCGAGCGCCGGCTCGCTGCCGGCATTGCAATGGGCCATTGGGGTTGCCGCCCAAGGGGGCGTCGGCAAGCGCGGGCTCGGACGAAGCGGGAATGCCTACCTGCCGCTGGTGTGGTCGCATTGAGGCACGGCATCGGTGTACCGAATGCGGGTCCCCGCGCCTGCGAGCCATCGTGTTGGGCTCGGAGCGCACTGCGGAAGAAATGGGCCGGGCCTTTCCCAATACGCGGGTAGTGGTCTCGGGCGGAAACAAGGTGCTCGATGCGGTGGACAATGCACCGGCGCTGGTCATTGCCACCCCTGGTGCGGAACCGAAAGTAAAAGATGGCGCCTATGGCGCGGCGTTGCTCTTGGATGCCGGGGCATTGCTCAACCGGCAAGACCTGCGCGCCACGGAGGACACCCTAGCGAAGTGGGCGCAGGCCGCTACCTTGGTGCAGCCGCATTTCAAGGGCGGACGGGTAATCTTGGCGGCCGACGAGACGCTTACCGTAGTCCAGCATTTCCTGCGTTGGGATATGGTGGGCGCGGCCGCGGCAGAGCTTGCTGCCCGGCGCGAAGTGCGCTTCCCACCCGCGGTGCATTTTGCTGCCATCGACGGTGCGGATGCATCCCTAGATGGCTTTGCCGAGCTTGTGGATCTTCCAGACCACGCGGAGGTATTAGGACCAGTTCCCCTTCCGCCAGGGCAGAGCCTGCCTGGTGACTACGATAGCCAGCGCTTTGGCCCACCGCAGCGGTTGGTCGTGCGCACCCCGCTGGGGCCGCGGTCCCAATTGGGGCGGGCTTTGCGCAGCGCCAACGCGTCGCGCAGCGCCCGCAAGGATGAGCTGCCTTTGCGCATTGTGGTTGACCCCATCCACGTGGGTTAG
- the def gene encoding peptide deformylase: protein MSLRELRIYGDPVLGSRAEEISKFDAGLRALASDMLETMDNAGGVGLAANQVGILQRIFVYDCSHTQSGLRGAIVNPIWTPVGEQQQTGPEGCLSIPGISAETTRFNQVFVSGQDIEGRPVSMVASGLMARCIQHETDHLDGVLFLQRLEAPVRKEAMRAIRESEWFNAS, encoded by the coding sequence ATGTCCCTTCGAGAGCTGCGTATCTACGGCGACCCAGTCTTGGGCAGCCGCGCGGAGGAAATTAGTAAATTTGATGCCGGTCTGCGTGCTCTGGCGAGCGATATGCTCGAGACCATGGATAACGCCGGGGGAGTAGGGCTCGCGGCTAATCAGGTGGGGATTTTGCAGCGCATCTTCGTCTATGACTGCTCGCACACCCAATCTGGGCTGCGCGGGGCGATTGTTAACCCGATCTGGACTCCGGTGGGAGAGCAGCAGCAAACAGGCCCGGAAGGCTGTCTATCCATTCCGGGAATTAGCGCGGAAACCACGCGGTTTAACCAGGTCTTTGTGTCCGGACAGGATATTGAGGGGCGCCCTGTGTCCATGGTGGCCTCAGGACTGATGGCTCGGTGCATCCAGCATGAGACCGACCACCTCGATGGGGTGCTCTTCCTACAACGCCTAGAGGCGCCAGTGCGCAAGGAGGCCATGCGCGCCATCCGTGAATCCGAGTGGTTTAACGCCTCGTAG
- the fmt gene encoding methionyl-tRNA formyltransferase, whose product MRIIFAGTPEPAVVALEKLLASSHEVVAVITRPDARKGRGRTLHPSPVKALAQEHGIEVLTPTTLRPDSEDGQALRARLKDLQPEAIPVVAYGNLVTKDLLELPKHGWVNLHFSLLPAWRGAAPVQAAIAAGDDVTGASTFRIEEGLDTGPVLGTVTEEIKGTDTADDLLTRLAYSGGDLLVATMDGLAAGQLEAQPQQGEATYAPKISTAQARVEWTQPDFAIDRHIRAYTPGPGAWTMWDEARVKIGPVSLIEEAAVPQELEPGQLYIAKNAVFIGTGTQPVQLGRIQPPGKKMMNAADWARGLGKDAEVKFQ is encoded by the coding sequence ATGCGGATCATTTTTGCCGGTACCCCTGAGCCAGCCGTTGTAGCCTTGGAAAAGCTGCTTGCCTCGTCGCACGAGGTGGTGGCGGTAATCACTCGCCCAGACGCGAGGAAGGGCCGCGGTCGCACTCTTCACCCGAGCCCAGTGAAGGCGCTCGCCCAAGAACATGGCATCGAAGTATTGACCCCGACCACCCTGCGCCCTGACTCGGAGGATGGGCAGGCGCTGCGTGCCCGCTTAAAGGATTTGCAACCAGAGGCGATTCCGGTGGTGGCCTACGGCAATCTGGTGACCAAGGACTTGCTGGAACTACCGAAGCATGGCTGGGTAAACCTGCACTTTTCCTTGCTTCCGGCATGGCGCGGTGCTGCACCAGTGCAGGCTGCCATTGCTGCAGGCGATGACGTGACCGGCGCATCCACCTTCCGCATTGAGGAGGGCCTTGATACCGGCCCAGTGCTCGGCACCGTGACGGAGGAGATTAAAGGCACCGATACTGCCGATGACCTGTTGACGCGTCTTGCCTATTCCGGCGGCGATTTGCTCGTGGCCACCATGGATGGCTTAGCGGCGGGGCAGCTGGAGGCGCAACCGCAGCAGGGGGAGGCTACCTATGCGCCGAAAATCTCTACCGCGCAGGCCCGCGTGGAGTGGACCCAACCGGACTTTGCCATCGATCGGCACATTCGCGCATACACGCCTGGGCCGGGTGCATGGACGATGTGGGACGAGGCCCGCGTGAAGATTGGACCGGTCAGCCTCATAGAAGAGGCGGCGGTTCCACAGGAACTAGAACCAGGGCAGCTGTACATTGCTAAGAATGCCGTATTCATCGGTACCGGTACGCAGCCAGTCCAGCTGGGTAGAATCCAGCCTCCGGGAAAGAAGATGATGAATGCGGCCGATTGGGCCCGCGGACTAGGCAAGGATGCCGAGGTGAAGTTTCAATGA
- a CDS encoding RsmB/NOP family class I SAM-dependent RNA methyltransferase, translated as MSGGFRSRSKSGDKSPAGKPKDSHKSAGAKGRDGRPQRQQRGSRGGQHRGRQAAKGQRPGKRQEGGLIQAALAAGVDAPRSVAFDVVRRVSDDDAFANLILPKALRKQKLKGRDAAFATEITYGTLRTLGVVDAVIAECSSRGLEAISPAVVDALRLGAYQVLYTRVEPHAAVDTTVRLVEAAGEVKAKGFANGIMRTITRTPAKTWLDKLAPQGEIAGIAFKHAHPTWIAESFSRVLGLGELEAALAADSDRPSVHLVARPGEISAEELALMTGNEEGRYSPYAVYMDSGDPGQLEPVRQGLAAVQDEGSQLIARAVCEAPLEGEDTGRWLDLCAGPGGKAALMGALARIDSAHVDAVEVSPHRAALIEKTVSDLPVDVHVADGRNPGVGEGFDRVLVDAPCSGLGALRRRPEARWRKSEADIAELNQLQFELLSSALNLVRPGGVVIYSTCSPDLRETRGIVDRAVRELGAEELDAHALIPDMGDVGHEKSVQMWPHRHGTDAMFFAALRRAAD; from the coding sequence ATGAGTGGTGGTTTCCGTTCCCGCAGCAAGTCCGGGGATAAGTCCCCGGCGGGCAAGCCGAAGGACTCCCACAAATCCGCTGGTGCGAAGGGCCGAGATGGCCGCCCGCAACGGCAGCAGCGTGGCAGCCGCGGTGGGCAGCATAGGGGCCGGCAGGCTGCTAAGGGCCAGCGTCCCGGCAAGCGCCAGGAAGGCGGTCTGATTCAGGCCGCGCTGGCCGCGGGCGTGGATGCGCCGCGTTCGGTCGCCTTCGACGTGGTGCGCAGGGTAAGCGATGATGATGCCTTCGCCAACCTCATTTTGCCCAAGGCGCTGCGCAAACAAAAGCTCAAGGGGCGCGATGCCGCCTTCGCCACCGAAATCACCTACGGCACGCTGCGCACCCTTGGCGTAGTTGATGCCGTCATCGCAGAGTGTTCTTCGCGCGGCCTCGAGGCCATTTCCCCAGCCGTGGTTGATGCCTTGCGCCTGGGCGCCTATCAAGTTCTTTATACCCGCGTGGAGCCACACGCGGCGGTTGATACCACCGTCCGTTTGGTAGAAGCCGCCGGTGAAGTCAAGGCCAAGGGCTTTGCCAATGGCATCATGCGTACCATTACGCGGACGCCGGCTAAGACCTGGCTGGACAAGCTCGCTCCACAGGGGGAAATCGCCGGCATCGCCTTTAAGCATGCCCACCCCACCTGGATTGCGGAATCGTTTAGCCGCGTGTTGGGCCTAGGGGAGTTGGAGGCTGCCCTGGCGGCGGATTCGGATCGACCTTCGGTGCATCTGGTGGCGCGCCCCGGGGAAATCTCGGCCGAGGAATTGGCCCTGATGACCGGCAATGAGGAGGGGCGTTATTCCCCGTATGCGGTGTACATGGACTCCGGTGACCCCGGCCAATTGGAACCCGTGCGCCAAGGATTGGCGGCCGTGCAGGACGAGGGTTCGCAGCTGATTGCCCGCGCGGTATGCGAGGCGCCCCTCGAGGGCGAGGACACCGGCCGGTGGCTCGATCTCTGCGCCGGTCCCGGCGGTAAGGCGGCCCTCATGGGTGCGCTTGCCCGCATCGACTCCGCGCACGTTGATGCAGTGGAGGTATCCCCGCACCGAGCGGCGCTGATTGAAAAGACGGTGAGCGATTTGCCCGTGGACGTTCATGTGGCAGATGGCCGCAATCCCGGCGTGGGAGAGGGCTTTGACCGCGTGCTTGTCGATGCCCCCTGTTCCGGCCTCGGCGCGCTCCGTCGCCGCCCCGAGGCGCGGTGGCGCAAGTCGGAGGCCGATATTGCCGAGTTGAACCAGCTGCAATTCGAGCTCTTGTCCTCCGCATTAAACCTGGTGCGTCCAGGTGGCGTGGTCATCTACTCCACGTGTTCGCCAGACCTGCGCGAAACCCGGGGCATCGTTGACCGCGCCGTGCGCGAACTCGGCGCCGAAGAACTCGATGCGCACGCCCTTATTCCGGATATGGGCGATGTAGGCCATGAGAAATCCGTGCAGATGTGGCCGCATCGGCATGGTACCGACGCCATGTTCTTTGCGGCCCTTCGCCGCGCAGCCGACTAA
- the rpe gene encoding ribulose-phosphate 3-epimerase, giving the protein MSAPIISPSILAADFSRLGEELAAIDTADWVHVDIMDGHFVPNLSFGPDITATVHRSTDKPLDVHLMIEEPEKWVETYAKAGAHTIIFHVEAVADDQAAVDLAQRIRDLGVRAAFSIKPGTAIAPWLDKLHHFDEVLVMSVEPGFGGQKFMPEMLEKVRMLRRSIDDQGLDTVIEIDGGISPETIGAAAEAGCDAFVAGSAVFKSDDPAGVVKQLRDLAAGA; this is encoded by the coding sequence ATGTCCGCACCGATTATTTCCCCTTCCATTCTTGCCGCCGATTTTTCTCGCTTGGGCGAGGAACTAGCGGCGATTGATACCGCAGACTGGGTCCATGTGGACATTATGGATGGGCACTTTGTGCCCAACCTGTCCTTCGGCCCAGATATCACGGCCACGGTCCATCGCAGCACCGATAAGCCACTAGATGTCCACCTCATGATCGAGGAACCCGAAAAGTGGGTGGAGACCTACGCCAAGGCGGGCGCACATACGATTATCTTCCACGTGGAGGCCGTCGCCGATGACCAGGCGGCAGTGGACTTGGCCCAGCGCATCCGCGATTTGGGCGTGCGTGCGGCCTTTTCCATCAAGCCAGGCACCGCCATCGCGCCGTGGTTGGATAAGTTGCACCATTTCGATGAGGTGCTCGTGATGTCTGTGGAGCCTGGCTTCGGCGGGCAAAAGTTCATGCCGGAAATGCTGGAGAAGGTCCGTATGCTGCGCCGCAGCATTGATGATCAGGGCCTTGATACCGTCATCGAGATCGATGGCGGTATTTCACCCGAGACCATCGGGGCAGCCGCCGAGGCGGGTTGCGATGCTTTCGTGGCAGGCTCAGCCGTATTCAAGTCGGACGATCCCGCCGGCGTCGTGAAGCAGCTGCGTGATCTGGCGGCTGGTGCCTAA
- the ribD gene encoding bifunctional diaminohydroxyphosphoribosylaminopyrimidine deaminase/5-amino-6-(5-phosphoribosylamino)uracil reductase RibD → MGTGLQDSNISAALLRAMAAGAEVRGTTSANPPVGAVIVSPAGEIVGVGATQPVGGAHAEVMALREAGDKARGATAVVTLEPCAHTGRTGPCAQALIDAGVAHVYYLHADPTPQAAGGAEVLAEAGVDVAKLEKPPHPEDALVPWLFAVRTQRPHVTLKFAQTLDGFTAAADGTSQWITGEEARDWVHADRAHRDAIVVGTGTALADNPSLTARFSDGSLRAHQPRRVVIGKRDLESAGDAASHLRELGYEQYDSIEEALYELYATGARDVLVEGGAGLASGFLKADLVDAISAYIAPLLLGEGRGVLAHPVTQTLAETTRFHRVGMKALGDDVLIEYVR, encoded by the coding sequence ATGGGGACGGGGCTACAGGACAGTAACATCTCCGCAGCGCTATTGCGCGCGATGGCCGCGGGTGCTGAAGTTCGTGGGACCACGAGCGCTAATCCACCGGTAGGCGCGGTCATCGTGTCGCCAGCTGGGGAAATTGTGGGCGTCGGCGCCACCCAGCCCGTAGGAGGCGCGCATGCCGAGGTCATGGCGTTGCGTGAGGCCGGAGATAAGGCGCGCGGGGCCACGGCCGTGGTCACCTTGGAACCCTGTGCGCATACCGGCCGCACGGGTCCCTGCGCGCAGGCGCTTATCGACGCCGGCGTGGCTCACGTGTACTACCTCCACGCCGATCCCACCCCGCAGGCTGCGGGTGGCGCAGAAGTGTTGGCGGAGGCTGGAGTGGACGTCGCCAAGCTAGAAAAGCCTCCGCACCCCGAGGATGCTTTGGTGCCATGGCTATTTGCCGTGCGCACCCAACGGCCCCACGTCACCTTGAAGTTCGCGCAAACGCTGGACGGTTTCACGGCCGCGGCCGATGGAACCAGCCAATGGATTACGGGCGAGGAGGCGCGCGACTGGGTGCATGCCGATAGGGCGCACCGCGATGCCATCGTGGTAGGCACCGGCACGGCGCTGGCTGATAATCCCTCGCTCACCGCGCGCTTTAGCGACGGCAGCTTGCGCGCGCACCAACCACGCCGGGTGGTCATTGGCAAGCGTGATTTGGAATCGGCGGGCGATGCAGCAAGCCACCTGCGCGAGCTAGGGTACGAGCAGTACGACAGCATCGAAGAAGCTCTCTACGAGCTCTACGCCACCGGTGCCCGCGACGTCCTCGTGGAAGGAGGAGCAGGCCTGGCTAGCGGCTTCCTCAAGGCCGACTTGGTGGATGCCATCTCCGCCTATATCGCGCCGCTTTTGCTGGGCGAGGGCCGCGGCGTACTCGCGCACCCCGTGACCCAGACGCTGGCAGAGACCACCCGTTTCCACCGGGTGGGAATGAAGGCTCTGGGTGATGACGTTCTTATTGAATACGTGCGCTAG
- a CDS encoding riboflavin synthase — MFTGLVQELGTVEAMEPHADALRLSIRAPRTVAEAALGDSIAINGVCLTVADLSADTFCADVMQESLDRTALGRLAEGDPVNVEPALLPTTRLGGHIMQGHVDGTATLQSRTNSENWDVLRFSLPSELSRYVVEKGSIAVSGTSLTVSAVGPDWFEVSLIPTTLRDTIHGALPVGGEVNLEVDVLAKYVEKMLHPEAKPSEAKD; from the coding sequence GTGTTTACTGGGCTAGTACAAGAGTTGGGCACCGTGGAGGCAATGGAACCGCACGCAGACGCGCTTCGCCTGAGCATTCGTGCCCCGCGTACCGTTGCGGAGGCCGCACTGGGTGATTCCATTGCCATTAACGGCGTATGCCTTACCGTGGCGGATCTGTCGGCGGATACTTTTTGTGCGGATGTAATGCAGGAGTCCCTCGACCGCACCGCCCTGGGGCGCCTTGCCGAGGGCGATCCGGTCAATGTAGAGCCGGCGCTGCTTCCCACCACCCGGCTGGGTGGGCACATCATGCAAGGCCATGTAGACGGCACCGCTACGCTGCAGAGCCGAACTAACTCCGAGAACTGGGATGTGCTGCGGTTTAGCTTGCCGTCGGAGCTTTCCCGATACGTCGTGGAAAAGGGCTCCATTGCCGTGAGCGGCACCTCGCTGACCGTGAGCGCCGTGGGCCCAGACTGGTTCGAGGTATCGCTTATCCCCACCACTTTGCGCGATACCATTCATGGCGCCTTGCCGGTGGGAGGAGAGGTAAACCTCGAGGTGGATGTGCTGGCCAAGTACGTTGAAAAGATGCTTCACCCCGAAGCTAAACCCTCTGAGGCTAAGGACTAG